The Actinomycetota bacterium genome includes the window TGACCGGCCCCAGAACCGACTGCGCCCACTCCCGCAGAGCCTCCTCTACGTGGCGAACGGATTCCACCCTCGAGTCTCGTTCTACACGGGAACACGCGCCGCGTACCGACGCCCCAGGTCAACCCCGCGCACATCTGCGCCCGTCGGGATCCTAGCGCAATCCGTGCGGATAAGGCAGACCTGATGCAGTTCGGATTCACGGCCGTCGACGGTCGAATCCGGTGCGCCCCAGGCGAGGGCCAGCGCCGTCGGGGTTCGATCGACCTCAGCACGGAGCTGACCCTTACACCGCGTACGCCCATTCCTCGTGCCACGTGTGGGGATAGACGCCACACATGAAGTAGTCCTTGAAGGAACGGATCGGCTTGCTCTGGTGGTCGTGGTAGAGGAGCCAGTAGGGCAGGACCGTGGCCAGGACGTAGTTGACCATCACCAGGGGCACGTAGGTGGGACCGAAGATGCGGGCCTGGACGACATGCATGTACTCGTGGTTGGCGGTGTGCTTGGAGGTTCCTGCTTCGACGTTGCCGATGGTCGTGGCGAAGCCGGGAAAGAGACCATCCCGGAGCACGACCGTGCTGCGGGACTCGCTCTGCGTCTTGTCTGGACGATTGCCGAGGACCAGGTTGAGCGTCAAGAAGAGGGAGCCCAGGATCGTGTTCGGCAGGCTCCAGGTGTGGTCGACGATCAAGAGCCAGACCCCGCGCGCATCGTTGCCGTAGCTCTTCGTGACGACGACGGCGACGGCATGCACGACGCCCAGCGCCAGCCCGACGGCACCGAACGCGACACCGCTCGCGGGGTTCATGGCCGCGCCGCCCAGACCGAGCGCGGCCGTGTTCGTGATCACACGAACGATCGCGACCGTGGCGGCGTAACTTGTCGGCATCGGAGTTGTCTTCCCGGTCAGTCGACCGGCGCATCCGATGGAACTCGCTGCGGGTCCGAGGCCTCAGAGCCTGCGCCGGCACCCAGGTGGCCGTCGTTCCCCGCCCCGCTGGAGTCCTCCGCAAGTTGCCCGGTTTGTTCGTCGAACCGCCAGTAACCGACAAGGCCGGGAAGGTCACCGCTCAGCGTCTCGTTCATCGTTGCCGTGACGTCGTTCTGCGAACGTGCCACGTTCCAGACCCGGACCTCATCGATCAAGCCGTGGAAGGAGTCTTCCCAGATGCCGATGAGCAGCACGTTCGCATTCGAGACCTGACCAGTGTGAGGGGCGACGTCGAGCAGTTGGCCATCCCGATAGATGCGGATCTGGGCGCCATCGTAGGTGGCTGCCAGATGCTGCCACTGGCCGACCTGGAGGTTGCCAACTCCTGAGCTCGCAGAGTCGCATCCGGGAACGCAGACGCTCAGCCCCCATCGACTGTGGTCGTTGCGGTCAAGGAACAGGGTCCACGCGGAGCCGGAGAAGGGCGGGAGGGTTTTGGCGTGTTGAACGACCGCAGCGAAGCTTCCGTTAGATGCCACCGATTGTGGTCTGACCCACGCCTCCACCGTGAACTGGGTCTGGAAGTTGAAGTCGCCTGTTGTGTTGGGGACGCTGACGAAGTCGTTTTCCCCGTCGAACTGCAGGGCGCCGTTCGGCACACCCGACGACACGACGAGGTCGACGGCGGTGCCCGGCTCGACGTCCGTGCCAGCCGCAGGGTCCTGCGCGACGACCCGACCTTCCGGCTCCTCGTCGGAGGGCTGCTCGGTGACGTCCCCGAGCGCCAGACCAGCGGAAACCAACCGCTCCTGCGCCGCCTCGACGGTGAGCCCGCCCACGTCAGGAACACCGACCCCGCCGTCGTTGCCGACGACGATCCACATCACCACCGCCACCGCGACCACCGCGACGACCACCGCGACGATCCACCACGGGAACTTCCCCCCACCGTCCGGCGGGACCTGGACCGGGACCTGCTGGCTGACGTCGTGGACGTCGTCCGGGTCGTCCTCCGCGACCGCCGTCAAGCGGAAGTGGTACCTCCCGGCCTCGACCTCGGGGGGCACCGCGACGTCCACGGAGAACTGCAGCGTTTCGTCCACACGAGCCTGCTGCACGGGCTCCTTGACGGTGTACCAGTCCTCCTGGGCTGGGTCCTCGACCGAGACGCGCGAACGGATCTGTCGAGCGACGCCACTCTTGTTCTGCACGCTGAACACCACCGATCCGCGACGCGTGGACGTGTCAACAGCGACGTGGTCGGTCCCTGGATCGATGGTGAAGTACGGCACCCCGGTTCCTTCCTCATGTTCGCGAGACCACCACGTGTCAGGGATGGCTGATCCCGGTGGCGATCAGGGGCATGCGACGCGAACGGCCGACTCAGCGAGTACCTCGTCGGTGTCACGGTCGGCCGCTGTGACACGGTAAGTCCCCGGGGGCTGCCTCCGCCCGACAAATAGCTCAACGCGGAAGCCCCCGCGCTCGTCTGCGGTGACACTGGGAGCACTCGCCGAAGAGTTTCTGCCGAAGAAGGTGACGGCCACCTGCTTGCCCGGGCTGAAGTTCGCCCCCGTCACGGTCAAGACGAACGCGCCACCAAACTCGGCGCAGTCAGGAGCGGCGTTCAGGGTGGGTCGCGGACCCTTTGACACGGTGAGGCGGACGGTCCCACCCGGGCGCAGGATCGCGCCCGGCACGGGCTCCTGTTCGACGACGACCCCCTCTGGGACGGTCTCATTGAAGACCTCTGCCCCGACTTCGGCTTCCAACCCGAGGGAAGAGAGTTCGGCGATCGCCTCGTCAAGGCCCGACCCGACCACGTCCGGGACCTCGATGGGCTCCGGCCCTGTCGACACGACGAGGTCGACGTCGGCGCCCGGCTCGACGTCGGAGCCGGCCGCAGGATCCTGCGCGACGACCCGACCTTCAGGCTGCTCAGCGGAGGGCTGCTCGGTGACCTCACCCAGGGCCAAGCCGGCAGACGACAATCGCTCCTGCGCCGCCTCGACAGCCAGGCCGATGACTGCGGGGACCGCGACCGGTGAGCGGCCCGACGACACGACGAGGTCGACGGCGGTGCCCGGCTCGACGTCGGAGCCGGCCGCAGGATCCTGCGCGACGACCCGACCTTCAGGCTGCTCAGCGGAGGGCTGCTCGGTGACCTCACCCAGCGCCAGACCGGCGGAAGACAACCGCTCCTGCGCCGCCTCGACGGTGAGCCCGCCCAGGTCAGGAACACCAACCGCGCCATCGTTGCCGAGGACGACCCACATCACCACCGCCACCGCGACCACCGCGACCGTGACCACCGCGACGATCCACCACGGGAACCCACCGTCCGGCGGGACCTCGACCGGGACCTGCTGGCTGACGTCGTGGACGTCGTCCGGGTCGTCCTCCGCGACCGCCGTCAAGCGGAAGTGGTACCTCCCGGCCTCGACCTCGGGGGGCACCGCGACGTCCACGGAGAACTGCAGCGTTTCGTCCACACGAGCCTGCTGCACGGGCTCCTTGACGGTGTACCAGTCCTCCTGGGCTGGGTCCTCGACCGAGACGCGCGAACGGATCTGTCGAGCGACGCCACTCTTGTTCTGCACGCTGAACACCACCGATCCGCGACGCGTGGACGTGTCAACAGCGACGTGGTCGGTCCCTGGATCGATGGTGAAGTACGGCACCCCGGCTCCTTCCGGCGTTGCGTCACGGTGCGCGCCCATCGCGCCTTGGACGATCCGGCTGGACGGGGGAAATCTAGACGACCGTCACCGAACCCGGTGGGGCATGCCTCCCCAGCCCTCGGCTCTGGCGCCGGCGCGTGCTGGGGTGACCGCGCCGGACCGCATGGGGATCGATCGACCGTCGGACGCGGCGTGAGCAGGTTGCGCTACGCGGTTACCAGTGAGACGACCAGTGCGATCACATAGAGCCCGAAGATGACGATCCAGGGCAGTTGGTCGATCTCCTTGACGGTCCCACCGAACCGGCGCTTGAACGGGTCGACCCTGGGCTGACTTCGCGCCCCAGAGACCCACGCGATGATCGCGCTGATCACCGTGGCGACACCGAATGCGATAGCACCCCCATTTGGGCCCAGGGCGCCCACGATGACCAGCACGACACCCACCAAGATGATCAGCCCGAAGCCGACCCAGTTCGGGATGGCATCGAGGAGGCGCGTGAAGGGCCCGCTTGCCGGACTTGCGCTGCTCATTTTTCTCCGCCTACGCCGCTTTTACCGTAGAACCGCAAGCTGTGACTTAGAGCTGATGAACCGCGGGTTTCTCCCCCTCACCTGCCAGGAGCCCCGGGGCCTGCGACCGGGGGAGCCGCCAAAGTGGTCGACTCAGTGCTTTTCCGACTGGCGTGCTTCGGTGTGGTATGCGACTGTCATACTCGCTCAGCAATACCGTGTCAAGGGTTGGCGGGTCCACTGGGTCCGCGCCGGCGACGACACGACCTCCTCTCGGTCACGGCCGGTAGGCGTCGATGCAGCTCTGGGCGATCGGCGCCTCCCCGGGGAAGGTCGCGTCGCCGGCTGCGGCCAGCACCGAGCCGTCCGGGAGCAGGGCCGCCCCGTGCTCGCTGCGTGGGCAGTTCATCTCCCCGGCGCTGACCCATGCCTGCTCGCCGGGGTCGTACCGCTCAGCGGATGCGAGCGAGGTCCGTGTTCCCTGGTTGAAGAATTCCCCGCCCACGACGAGGACCGTGCCGTCGCCGAGCACGGTGGCGGTGTGGCCGCGACGTGCCTGCCGCAGCGTCGCCGTCTCGGAGAACGCGCCCCGTGCCGGTTCGAAGACCTCGGCGGACGCGATCGCGCTCGTCCCCGCATCTCCTGCCGCCACCAGGACACGCCCGTCGTCGAGCGGCACCGCCGCATGGTCGGTCCTGGGCTGCGCCATCCGCCCGGTGCGGCTGAACGTCCGGGTGTTGGGGTCATAGAGCTCGGCGGACGCGACCGGACCGACCTCGTCGCCCTCGACGCCGAGCCCCCCGGCGATCAGAACCCGCCCGTCGGGCAACAGCGTCGCGGTGTGCTCGAAGCGCGGAACGAGCATGTCGCCGATCGGCGTCCACGTCTCCGAGGCGGGGTCGTAGACCTCGGCGGTGGCCGTCGGACGCACCGTCTGGCCCCCGCCGCTGGCCGCCCCGCTGTCACCGGTGCCGCCGGTGACCAGGACCATGCCGTCGTTCAGGACCGTTGCGGTGTGGCCGAGGCGGGGATGGCGCATCCCGGCGGTGGGTTCCCAGGAGCCGGTGGCAGGATCCCACAGTTCGGTCGATGCCAGGAGCCCCTCGGCCGAGATGCCGCCGGCGGCCAGCAACCTGCCGTCGTCGAGCAGGACGGTGCGGTGTCCCCGGCGTGCCTGTCCGAGATCCCCCGAACGCGTCCACGCGTCGCTGCCGGGGTCGAAGATCTCGGTGGCCGGGACGGGAACGCTGCCGAGGCCGCCTCCGACGACCGCGACCCGCCCGTCGGGCAGGCTGACCGCGCTGGTCGATCCGCGCACGGCCGTCAGCGCCGGCAGCTTCGACCAGTCCCCGACCGGAGCGGCGGCCGGCTCCGTCTCGGCCGGCGACCCGGGCAGGATCCCGCCGAGGATCAGGGCGCCGGTCAGGATCCCCAGGCCCAGCACGGCCGCCCCGATCGCGAGGAGCAACCGACGACGCGAGGTCGGCGCCTGGGAGGCAACCGACGGCGTGGCACAGGCCTCGCAACGTAGTCCCACGTCCGTGCGCACCATGCAGCGGGGACAGATCGGGGCGTCGCATTCCGCGCACGTCAGCTTGGTGCGCGCGCCGTGACGCTCACACTCCAACACCTGGTCGGCCATCACCGTCTCCTGCGACGAACGGGTTGCGCCGATCCGAGCCGGTCGCGGCCCCGCCAGGTCGGCGTCTCGCGCAGCACCGCGGTCCGGGCGGACGGTACAACCGCACGGTCGGGTCGTCGTGAGGCGCGCGGCGAGCCGGGTCACGCACCGCTGTGTCGACGTCGGGCTCCCAGCAACCACCATGCCGTGAGGGCGACGACGGACCCGGCCAGCGCCCCGAGGGTCACGGTGCGTCGCACAGCCAGCGCGTCGCGGTCGGGCATGCGCACCTGGGCGGCGACCAGGTCCTGGCGGCCGGTCGCTTCGTCGCCGAGCCGGGTGTCGGTCCAGACCGCCAGCGCAGCGGCATCCCAGCTGTCCAGCCCCAGCCGGGAGCCGAAGTCGACCGGCAGGTGCGGGGCCGCCTGGGGCCCGACTCGGGAATCGAACGACGCGGACGACACACGGACGTTTCGGAACGGCTGGTCTGCGTCGGGGGAGGAGGCGAGGAACACGTCGGTCATGACGTTCTGCGGGTCGCGGCGCCGGTCGTAGAACACGACGTCGACCCGACCGTCGGGCGAGACCGCCGCCTGCGGCAGGTACTGGTCGGTGCCGTCGTCGGCCGGGTTGTTGTTGACCCGCGTCAGCCCACTCCAGCTGCGGCCATCGGGTGACCGACGCAGGAACACGTCCCGGTCGCCGTTGCGGCCATCGGCCCAGACGGCGATGAGTCCTCCCCCGGGACGTGCGGCGATCGACGGGAAGGCCGGCGTGAACACGAGGAACCGTTCGGTCGGGACCACCTCGGAGTCGATCTCCGTCCCCTCCGAGAAGCTGCGGCCCCGGTCACCCGAGCGGGTCACGACCAGCGCGAACGGCTGGTCCCAAGCGGGCCCCTCGAGGTTCTGGAAGTCACGCACGTCGCCCTTGAAGTCCTGGTAGACGACGACCAGATCACCTGCCGCATCCACGACCGGTGACGCGGCACCCACCCGCTGGCGGTCGGGGTCGCTGACGCGGGTCGGCTGGGAGAACGTCCGACCGCCGTCGTCAGACCGGACCGCCACGATCGGGGCCTCGCCCACCAGCTGCAGCGTCCCCACGTCGGTGGCCTGCAGGTAGGTCACGTGGATGGCGCCGTCGGGGGCGATCACCACACGGGCCTGGAACGCCAACTCACCCGCGACCCGCCCCACCTGCGTCAGCGACTGCCCACCGTCGTCCGAGCGGGCGATCCACAGGTTGTCGGGGACGTTGCCGGGGCCGGTGAGGTTCACGTACGTCACGTACAGGATCCCGTCCGCGGTGAACGCGGCGTCCGGGGCGTAGGGGCGGTCCAGGCCCTCGGGGAGCGGAAGGGACGTCGTCCGCCACGTGCCGCCCCCGTCCACGGTCCAGTGCAGCAACGCGCGGAACTCGGGCCGGTCGACCCGGCTGACCACCACGAGGTTGTCGGGGTCCAGCGGGTTGCGTGCGGTGGACGGTGAGTTGTGCGCGTCGATCGGGCCGGTGGGGTTGACGAACTGGTTGCCCTCGACGACGACGTCGCGGTCGGCCGTGAGCCACAGGACCGCCCCGACCGCCCCGACCGCCCCGAGCAGCGCCGCGACGAGCGCCAGCACCGGCCGTGCCAGGCCGATGGCGGAGCGTCCCGGACCGTCCCCATCACCAGCGCCACGACCAGCGCCACGACCAGCGTCACCGCCGGTCGTCACGTCCGGTCCGCGTTCCCCAGCGGTCACGCCCGGTCGGGGGCGTTCGCCGTCGCCACGCCGCCGCGGCGTGTGACCGCCCACGCGATCAGCATCGCCAAACCCATCCCGAGGACCAGGGCGGCGCCGCCGACGGCGAACAGCGCCCAGTTGGGGGTGCCCGCCCCGGCCGCCCCGGCCGCCCCGGCCGGTCGCTCGTGCCGCGCGGTCGCGAAGTACA containing:
- a CDS encoding glycoside hydrolase, giving the protein MTTGGDAGRGAGRGAGDGDGPGRSAIGLARPVLALVAALLGAVGAVGAVLWLTADRDVVVEGNQFVNPTGPIDAHNSPSTARNPLDPDNLVVVSRVDRPEFRALLHWTVDGGGTWRTTSLPLPEGLDRPYAPDAAFTADGILYVTYVNLTGPGNVPDNLWIARSDDGGQSLTQVGRVAGELAFQARVVIAPDGAIHVTYLQATDVGTLQLVGEAPIVAVRSDDGGRTFSQPTRVSDPDRQRVGAASPVVDAAGDLVVVYQDFKGDVRDFQNLEGPAWDQPFALVVTRSGDRGRSFSEGTEIDSEVVPTERFLVFTPAFPSIAARPGGGLIAVWADGRNGDRDVFLRRSPDGRSWSGLTRVNNNPADDGTDQYLPQAAVSPDGRVDVVFYDRRRDPQNVMTDVFLASSPDADQPFRNVRVSSASFDSRVGPQAAPHLPVDFGSRLGLDSWDAAALAVWTDTRLGDEATGRQDLVAAQVRMPDRDALAVRRTVTLGALAGSVVALTAWWLLGARRRHSGA
- a CDS encoding glycine zipper family protein, which codes for MPTSYAATVAIVRVITNTAALGLGGAAMNPASGVAFGAVGLALGVVHAVAVVVTKSYGNDARGVWLLIVDHTWSLPNTILGSLFLTLNLVLGNRPDKTQSESRSTVVLRDGLFPGFATTIGNVEAGTSKHTANHEYMHVVQARIFGPTYVPLVMVNYVLATVLPYWLLYHDHQSKPIRSFKDYFMCGVYPHTWHEEWAYAV
- a CDS encoding PASTA domain-containing protein, with the translated sequence MPYFTIDPGTDHVAVDTSTRRGSVVFSVQNKSGVARQIRSRVSVEDPAQEDWYTVKEPVQQARVDETLQFSVDVAVPPEVEAGRYHFRLTAVAEDDPDDVHDVSQQVPVEVPPDGGFPWWIVAVVTVAVVAVAVVMWVVLGNDGAVGVPDLGGLTVEAAQERLSSAGLALGEVTEQPSAEQPEGRVVAQDPAAGSDVEPGTAVDLVVSSGRSPVAVPAVIGLAVEAAQERLSSAGLALGEVTEQPSAEQPEGRVVAQDPAAGSDVEPGADVDLVVSTGPEPIEVPDVVGSGLDEAIAELSSLGLEAEVGAEVFNETVPEGVVVEQEPVPGAILRPGGTVRLTVSKGPRPTLNAAPDCAEFGGAFVLTVTGANFSPGKQVAVTFFGRNSSASAPSVTADERGGFRVELFVGRRQPPGTYRVTAADRDTDEVLAESAVRVACP
- a CDS encoding PASTA domain-containing protein encodes the protein MPYFTIDPGTDHVAVDTSTRRGSVVFSVQNKSGVARQIRSRVSVEDPAQEDWYTVKEPVQQARVDETLQFSVDVAVPPEVEAGRYHFRLTAVAEDDPDDVHDVSQQVPVQVPPDGGGKFPWWIVAVVVAVVAVAVVMWIVVGNDGGVGVPDVGGLTVEAAQERLVSAGLALGDVTEQPSDEEPEGRVVAQDPAAGTDVEPGTAVDLVVSSGVPNGALQFDGENDFVSVPNTTGDFNFQTQFTVEAWVRPQSVASNGSFAAVVQHAKTLPPFSGSAWTLFLDRNDHSRWGLSVCVPGCDSASSGVGNLQVGQWQHLAATYDGAQIRIYRDGQLLDVAPHTGQVSNANVLLIGIWEDSFHGLIDEVRVWNVARSQNDVTATMNETLSGDLPGLVGYWRFDEQTGQLAEDSSGAGNDGHLGAGAGSEASDPQRVPSDAPVD